The following are from one region of the Silene latifolia isolate original U9 population chromosome 9, ASM4854445v1, whole genome shotgun sequence genome:
- the LOC141598329 gene encoding uncharacterized protein LOC141598329, with amino-acid sequence MATSSTPSTTSLGKDSWLRSVMDKCILKDDGSNFLEWESNIKSAALSDNVLTYLTDAPPIEPGARASSAVRTAHDDYVRMLNDIKNVLIWSISPNLKLSCISLNAYEIFTRMITMFSQTPKVRQYDAAARFFEAKLERGQKVGPHVLKMVEYVDILERLGCKIPKTLVVDRILHSLPTKFAHFRVNYNMNGMDKSYHEIHALLTQAERDMEASGSEKGDVLTMKLKNMSLGVKKGKGKEKSQFKKSSKKIDKGKGKAVVNGNPKAKSVKLSEAECFHCNGKGHYRRSCPKYLEDLKEGRVTPIGYKGRASTSKR; translated from the exons atggcaacttcatcaactccatcgactacttcactaggcaaagattcatggctaaggtccgtaatggacaaatgtattttaaaagatgacggtagtaactttcttgaatgggaatccaacatcaaaagtgccgcgttgtccgacaatgtgctcacttacttgaccgatgctcctcctattgagcccggtgcaagagcttcatcggcggtgcggaccgcccatgatgactatgtgaggatgttgaatgatatcaagaatgtgttgatatggtcaatatcgccaaacctcaagctatcatgcatttctttaaatgcttacgagatattcactcgtatgatcactatgttttcacaaacacctaaagtccgtcaatacgatgcggcggcacgcttctttgaagctaagcttgagaggggccaaaaggttggtccccatgtccttaaaatggtcgaatatgttgacatcctagagcgtctagggtgtaagattcctaaaactcttgtggtggatcgtatccttcactcactccccaccaagtttgcccactttagggtaaactacaacatgaatggtatggataagagttaccatgaaattcatgcactcctcacccaagcggagagggatatggaggctagtgggagtgaaaagggagatgttttaaccatgaagttaaagaacatgtctcttggagtcaagaaaggaaaagggaaagaaaagtcccaattcaagaaatcgtcaaagaaaattgacaagggaaaggggaaggccgttgtgaatggcaatcccaaggcaaaaagtgtcaagctctccgaggccgaatgtttccattgtaatgggaaggggcattataggaggagttgtcccaaatacttggaggatctcaaggaagggcgtgtgacgcctattg ggtataagggacgtgcaagcactagcaaaaggtga